Proteins encoded by one window of Tunturibacter psychrotolerans:
- the lepA gene encoding translation elongation factor 4 has translation MDPSHIRNFAIIAHIDHGKSTLSDRLLELTGSLTSREMQAQVLDAMDLERERGITIKAHTVRMMYKAHDGETYQLNLIDTPGHVDFSYEVSRSLASCEGALLVVDASQGVEAQTLANAYLAISNGLEIIPIINKIDLPSADIERTKEMIEKSVGLPADDAIAVSAKTGLNVASILEAVVTLLPPPQGDPEAPLQALIFDSWFDPYRGVIVLARIINGKLRKGMKIKVMSNGKMFDVESMGVMTPKPVELAELSAGEVGFFVATIKNVADTKVGDTITSVENPCTEALPGFEDIKSMVFAGLYTVDSHEHAMLRDALEKLRLNDASFSFEPESSVALGFGFRCGFLGLLHLEIIQERLEREYDLDLITTAPGVRYKITMTDGSVREVDNPSRWPETTEIEQIEEPVIMAKILTNEEYVGGILKLVEEKRGRQQNMEYVSDTRVLITYELPLNEIVLDFYDRLKTVSRGYASLDYQLAGMWVSPMVKMDILIGGDPVDALSIIIHKDFAQQRGRALVSKMRELIPRQMFEVAIQAAIGSKVIARETVTAIRKNVIAKCYGGDISRKRKLLEKQKEGKKRMKRIGKVDIPQEAFLAVLKVGEE, from the coding sequence ATGGATCCAAGTCACATCCGCAACTTCGCGATCATCGCGCATATCGACCATGGCAAGTCCACCCTCTCCGACCGACTCCTCGAGCTGACTGGTTCCCTGACGTCTCGCGAGATGCAGGCGCAGGTACTGGACGCGATGGACCTGGAGCGTGAGCGCGGCATCACGATTAAGGCCCATACCGTTCGCATGATGTACAAGGCGCACGATGGCGAGACGTATCAGTTGAACCTGATCGATACGCCCGGCCACGTCGATTTTTCTTACGAGGTCTCTCGTTCCCTGGCGTCGTGCGAAGGCGCTCTGCTGGTGGTCGATGCGTCGCAGGGTGTCGAAGCGCAGACGCTCGCGAACGCGTATCTTGCGATCTCGAACGGGCTCGAGATCATTCCGATCATCAATAAAATCGACCTGCCGAGCGCCGACATCGAACGCACCAAAGAGATGATTGAAAAATCTGTCGGGCTGCCTGCGGACGATGCGATTGCAGTCAGCGCGAAGACCGGGCTGAACGTCGCAAGCATTCTGGAAGCAGTCGTCACGCTGCTGCCACCTCCGCAGGGCGACCCGGAAGCACCGTTGCAGGCGTTAATCTTCGATAGCTGGTTTGATCCTTATAGAGGGGTCATCGTTCTCGCTCGCATCATCAATGGCAAGCTGCGCAAGGGCATGAAGATCAAGGTCATGTCCAACGGCAAGATGTTCGATGTTGAGAGCATGGGTGTGATGACCCCGAAGCCAGTCGAGCTTGCTGAATTGAGCGCGGGCGAGGTTGGGTTTTTTGTCGCGACGATCAAGAACGTTGCCGATACCAAGGTCGGCGATACCATCACCTCGGTCGAGAACCCGTGTACTGAAGCACTGCCGGGATTTGAAGACATCAAGAGCATGGTGTTTGCGGGGCTGTATACGGTTGATTCGCACGAGCATGCAATGCTGCGCGACGCTCTCGAGAAACTTCGCTTGAATGATGCGAGCTTCTCCTTCGAACCGGAGTCTTCGGTTGCGCTTGGCTTTGGCTTTCGGTGCGGCTTTCTTGGGCTGCTCCATCTCGAGATTATTCAGGAGCGTCTAGAGCGAGAGTACGATCTTGATTTGATTACGACTGCGCCGGGTGTGCGCTACAAGATCACTATGACGGACGGAAGCGTGCGCGAGGTGGATAATCCTTCGCGCTGGCCGGAGACTACGGAGATCGAGCAGATCGAAGAGCCGGTGATCATGGCAAAGATTCTGACGAACGAAGAGTACGTCGGTGGGATCTTGAAGCTCGTCGAAGAGAAGCGCGGCCGGCAGCAGAACATGGAGTATGTCTCTGACACGCGCGTGCTAATCACCTACGAGCTTCCGTTGAACGAGATCGTGCTGGACTTTTACGATCGCCTGAAGACCGTGTCGCGTGGCTATGCCTCGCTCGACTATCAGTTAGCAGGCATGTGGGTTTCGCCCATGGTCAAGATGGATATTCTGATTGGCGGCGATCCTGTGGATGCGCTTTCGATCATCATCCATAAAGACTTTGCGCAGCAGCGCGGCCGCGCGCTGGTTTCGAAGATGCGCGAACTGATTCCACGTCAGATGTTCGAGGTCGCGATCCAGGCGGCAATTGGTTCGAAGGTTATTGCCCGTGAGACGGTCACTGCGATTCGCAAGAATGTAATCGCCAAGTGTTACGGCGGTGACATTAGCCGCAAACGCAAGCTGCTGGAGAAGCAAAAAGAAGGAAAGAAACGCATGAAGCGGATCGGTAAAGTCGATATCCCACAGGAAGCTTTTCTCGCGGTGCTCAAGGTAGGGGAAGAGTAA
- a CDS encoding OmpH family outer membrane protein yields MNRTLVLVSALGAGLMTTAGISQTAAASAAAAPAPAAAPAAVEPQAIPAKIALVAFEQAVFATNEGQRSVQQIQDKYKPKKDQIDTLSKEVDSLKAQLQSAPATLSDEERATRLRNIDTKEKELNRNAEDAQTAYNADLQEAYGKVAAKVSVTLKDYVSKNGYTLLLDVSGQQSNVMWANQSTDVTQAIVTAYNTSSGVAAPAPSGPSAGAPTTARPRPTTTPKPAAPKQ; encoded by the coding sequence ATGAATCGCACTCTTGTTCTTGTCTCCGCGCTAGGCGCCGGATTGATGACCACCGCAGGAATCTCTCAGACTGCCGCCGCTTCGGCAGCAGCTGCGCCTGCTCCCGCCGCTGCACCTGCAGCTGTTGAACCACAGGCCATTCCCGCAAAGATTGCGCTGGTCGCCTTCGAACAGGCGGTCTTTGCCACGAACGAAGGTCAGCGCTCCGTCCAGCAGATCCAGGACAAGTACAAGCCGAAGAAGGATCAGATCGACACTCTCTCGAAGGAAGTCGATTCGCTCAAGGCTCAGCTGCAAAGCGCGCCGGCAACTCTTTCTGACGAAGAGCGCGCCACTCGCCTCCGCAACATCGACACCAAAGAGAAAGAGTTGAACCGCAACGCCGAAGATGCCCAGACGGCTTACAACGCGGACCTGCAAGAGGCCTACGGCAAAGTAGCGGCCAAGGTCTCGGTCACTCTCAAGGACTACGTCAGCAAGAATGGCTACACCTTGCTGCTCGATGTCAGCGGACAACAGAGCAACGTGATGTGGGCTAACCAGAGCACCGATGTGACACAGGCGATCGTGACCGCCTACAACACGTCCTCCGGTGTCGCTGCTCCAGCACCGTCAGGCCCCTCCGCCGGCGCTCCAACGACAGCCCGTCCGCGTCCAACTACCACCCCTAAGCCTGCCGCACCGAAGCAGTAA
- a CDS encoding OmpH family outer membrane protein, with amino-acid sequence MNRTLAFVTALAAGMSSAAGVAQTAAPAAPAAASTQSATAPAPVAPHAVPAKIATIEFEQVAAATNEGQRALQALEKKYEPKGAELQARAQEIDTLKKQLQSAPATMTDAERATKLRAIDTKEKQLQRDGQDAQQAVSGEQQQAVGVVAKKLAPIVKKYVEDNGYTMLLDITGQQGGSVSLLWTSDGTDISRAVLEAYNASSGIAPPVPSAPAPTAHPHASAAPKPVLPKQ; translated from the coding sequence ATGAATCGTACCTTAGCTTTTGTTACCGCTCTCGCTGCGGGAATGTCGTCCGCTGCTGGAGTGGCCCAGACAGCTGCTCCAGCCGCTCCTGCAGCCGCTTCCACCCAGTCCGCCACAGCCCCCGCGCCAGTGGCGCCTCACGCCGTACCGGCGAAAATTGCGACCATTGAGTTCGAGCAGGTCGCCGCTGCAACCAACGAAGGGCAGCGCGCGCTCCAGGCCCTGGAAAAGAAATATGAGCCCAAAGGTGCCGAATTGCAGGCAAGGGCCCAGGAGATCGACACGCTGAAGAAGCAACTGCAGAGCGCACCGGCGACGATGACTGATGCGGAACGCGCCACCAAGCTGCGTGCCATCGATACAAAGGAAAAGCAACTACAGCGCGATGGCCAGGATGCACAGCAGGCCGTCAGCGGTGAGCAGCAGCAAGCCGTCGGCGTGGTCGCAAAGAAACTTGCGCCGATCGTCAAGAAATACGTCGAGGACAACGGCTACACCATGCTGCTCGACATCACTGGCCAGCAAGGTGGTTCCGTAAGCCTGCTTTGGACCAGCGACGGCACCGACATCTCGCGCGCAGTTCTCGAAGCCTACAACGCATCTTCTGGAATCGCACCTCCAGTTCCGTCGGCACCCGCTCCCACGGCTCATCCGCACGCCTCGGCCGCCCCGAAGCCCGTATTGCCGAAGCAGTAA
- a CDS encoding response regulator has translation MTSEQNVPEVDSHQGSTMSPVQQDGEAQFAGQNVPHGMGQSKSSRRRRRKRKSKGPDAPQAGQPGEQGAGQPVGSIQGSAAPQTFQLQGGQGFQANAGQQQNGSSSGKRWKKKFRDRDRQRSPENPGNAASGSNGGGFSNNGGGYRDRDTHQPGNNSGGFKRKGGGGKQQSRGPRSFVGPMDHSYRAVNGNFADTPPSTMDSHNGNYQSRSNGHGGGRSYQSDSQPIDYSQGRAIPIAEDAPTKIFFFIEDLFFIAKISETARKLGVKVAFVKNDKESVAALVSGEEEDRPGLIVFDLNNANAKPLTLIPKLKTKLKRSTSIIGFLSHLQGDLKAKAVEAGCDTVMPRAAFSQNLPNLLRRYGMEEEDEPNFNQ, from the coding sequence ATGACTTCAGAGCAGAATGTACCCGAGGTAGATTCTCACCAGGGTTCGACAATGTCTCCCGTCCAGCAGGACGGAGAGGCTCAATTTGCCGGGCAGAACGTCCCGCACGGCATGGGTCAGTCCAAAAGCAGCCGTCGTCGCCGCCGCAAGCGGAAGAGCAAGGGTCCAGACGCCCCTCAGGCGGGCCAACCCGGCGAGCAGGGCGCAGGTCAACCCGTGGGCTCTATTCAGGGCTCAGCCGCTCCTCAGACGTTCCAGCTGCAAGGTGGACAGGGCTTTCAGGCCAATGCCGGTCAGCAACAGAACGGCTCCTCCAGCGGGAAACGCTGGAAGAAGAAGTTTCGCGATCGAGACCGTCAGCGCTCACCGGAGAATCCGGGAAATGCCGCCAGTGGCAGCAACGGCGGCGGATTCAGCAACAATGGTGGCGGCTATCGCGACCGCGATACGCACCAGCCAGGTAACAACAGTGGCGGGTTCAAACGCAAGGGCGGCGGCGGCAAGCAACAGTCTCGTGGTCCACGCAGCTTTGTCGGCCCGATGGACCATAGCTATCGCGCCGTGAACGGCAACTTCGCCGACACTCCGCCTTCCACAATGGACTCGCACAACGGGAATTACCAGAGCCGCAGCAACGGCCATGGCGGTGGACGCAGCTACCAGAGCGACTCCCAGCCCATCGACTACTCGCAGGGACGCGCGATTCCGATCGCTGAGGATGCACCGACGAAGATCTTCTTCTTTATCGAAGATCTCTTCTTCATCGCCAAGATCTCCGAGACAGCACGTAAGCTCGGGGTCAAGGTAGCGTTTGTCAAGAATGACAAGGAGTCGGTTGCCGCGTTGGTCAGTGGCGAAGAGGAAGATCGGCCTGGCCTAATCGTCTTCGACCTCAACAATGCGAATGCTAAGCCCTTGACGTTGATTCCCAAATTGAAGACCAAGCTCAAGCGCAGCACCTCCATCATTGGTTTTCTGTCGCATCTGCAGGGAGACCTGAAGGCGAAGGCCGTCGAAGCGGGTTGCGATACAGTGATGCCGCGCGCAGCGTTCTCGCAGAATCTTCCGAACCTTCTCCGCCGCTATGGAATGGAAGAAGAAGACGAGCCGAACTTCAACCAGTAA
- a CDS encoding histidine triad nucleotide-binding protein: MKITPSNIASSECLFCKIVAGDIPANRVYEDQFCIGFPDINPQAPTHLLIIPKQHIASTAKAEAEHSALLGSLMSAAAEIARKEKLNKGYRIVVNTGDDGGQTVNHLHLHLLGGRHMNWPPG, encoded by the coding sequence ATGAAGATCACGCCGAGCAATATCGCATCTTCCGAATGCCTCTTCTGCAAGATCGTAGCCGGAGACATTCCGGCAAACCGTGTCTACGAGGACCAGTTCTGCATCGGTTTTCCCGACATTAATCCGCAGGCCCCCACGCATCTGCTCATCATTCCCAAGCAACACATCGCATCGACCGCTAAGGCAGAAGCGGAACACTCCGCACTCTTAGGCTCACTGATGTCTGCAGCTGCCGAGATTGCGCGCAAAGAGAAGCTGAACAAAGGCTACCGAATCGTCGTCAACACAGGCGACGATGGTGGCCAGACCGTGAATCACCTGCATCTTCATCTACTCGGCGGAAGACACATGAACTGGCCTCCCGGCTAG
- a CDS encoding M48 family metallopeptidase produces the protein MNVRAASLLLIGLFLVMIPSARALGPTPTEAQALREAAQNHTAYTLPPEKLKLAKELFRDRTALHFLAEGWGILQLILLLAFRVPARMRDVAEKMTKSRWGQCFVFVFLFLLLIALLNAPLRLFGHHIALAYGLSVQRWGSWFVDLAKSFLLEWIVAGLLVMVLFWVIRWSPKHWWFWFWIPTMVAVLFGVFLSPILVDPLFNKFEPLQQHNPALVAQLERVVARSGVTLPPDRMFFMRASSKVTSMNAYVTGFGPSKRLVLWDTTISAATPDELAGVFGHELGHYALHHIVQGLLFSAVCLLVGFFVGQRLTWRLLAKYGARWQIRSQNDWACLAVLVLVLNVLNFVAEPIENAFSRSIEHAADVYGQEAIHGIVSNPQTTTQQGFQKLGENSLDDPTPHPLVDFWLDGHPSTADRAAFALAYNPWTAGQHPKYFQP, from the coding sequence ATGAATGTACGTGCGGCATCGCTTCTGCTGATTGGCCTTTTTCTGGTTATGATCCCGTCAGCTCGAGCCCTGGGACCCACCCCGACCGAGGCGCAGGCCCTGCGAGAGGCTGCGCAGAATCACACGGCCTACACCCTGCCTCCGGAGAAGCTCAAGCTCGCGAAGGAGCTGTTTCGCGACCGCACCGCGCTGCATTTTTTGGCCGAGGGGTGGGGCATCCTCCAGCTTATTCTGCTGCTCGCCTTTCGTGTACCGGCTCGAATGCGTGACGTTGCCGAGAAAATGACGAAGAGCCGCTGGGGCCAATGTTTCGTCTTCGTCTTTCTCTTCCTTCTTCTCATCGCTTTGCTGAACGCACCACTACGTCTCTTTGGACACCACATCGCTCTCGCGTATGGGTTGTCAGTCCAACGTTGGGGCAGTTGGTTCGTGGACCTTGCTAAAAGCTTCCTGCTCGAATGGATCGTGGCGGGGCTGCTCGTGATGGTGTTGTTCTGGGTAATCCGCTGGTCGCCAAAACACTGGTGGTTCTGGTTCTGGATTCCGACGATGGTCGCCGTACTATTCGGCGTCTTTCTCTCACCGATTCTTGTCGATCCGCTCTTCAACAAGTTCGAGCCGTTGCAGCAACACAATCCGGCGCTGGTGGCGCAGTTGGAGCGAGTGGTAGCTCGTAGCGGCGTAACTCTGCCGCCGGACAGAATGTTCTTCATGCGAGCCAGCAGCAAGGTCACGAGCATGAATGCCTATGTCACCGGCTTCGGACCATCCAAGCGGCTCGTACTGTGGGACACTACGATCTCCGCAGCGACTCCCGACGAACTCGCTGGTGTCTTTGGCCACGAACTCGGCCACTACGCGCTGCATCACATCGTCCAGGGATTGTTGTTCAGCGCGGTGTGCCTGCTCGTCGGATTTTTCGTGGGACAACGACTAACGTGGCGGCTACTCGCGAAATATGGAGCACGTTGGCAGATCCGCTCTCAGAACGACTGGGCCTGTCTAGCCGTGTTGGTACTGGTGCTGAATGTCCTGAACTTCGTCGCGGAGCCGATCGAAAACGCCTTCAGCCGATCGATCGAGCATGCCGCCGACGTATACGGACAGGAGGCAATTCACGGCATCGTCTCCAACCCGCAAACTACCACCCAGCAAGGGTTCCAGAAACTCGGCGAGAACTCGCTCGACGACCCCACACCGCATCCGCTGGTCGACTTCTGGTTAGATGGCCACCCCTCCACAGCAGACCGCGCCGCTTTCGCATTAGCCTATAACCCCTGGACAGCAGGGCAACATCCGAAGTACTTTCAACCATAA
- a CDS encoding DUF6249 domain-containing protein — protein sequence MDFLTSPFIVPVAGCAVGAIAIVSGIWFEAQQRRNKAEQRMAMIARGVPIAEIEKLLGSGDEEKRVRDPLRSLGNARRAGIVLVSLGVGLVLFFAALSVVVHVREVLAGAAAGLIPLAIGIGFFVDYNLQKRELSRFGLEVGAESSGVGSER from the coding sequence ATGGATTTTCTAACAAGCCCGTTCATAGTGCCGGTAGCCGGGTGCGCTGTCGGTGCCATCGCCATCGTTTCAGGTATCTGGTTCGAGGCTCAACAGCGCCGTAACAAAGCAGAACAACGTATGGCCATGATTGCGCGCGGTGTGCCCATCGCCGAGATTGAGAAGTTGCTCGGCAGCGGCGATGAAGAGAAACGGGTAAGAGACCCACTGCGGAGCCTGGGCAATGCGCGGCGCGCTGGGATCGTTCTCGTTTCGCTCGGTGTGGGGCTGGTCCTGTTCTTCGCAGCGCTCAGCGTCGTTGTGCACGTGCGTGAAGTATTGGCAGGAGCCGCCGCTGGTCTCATTCCTCTAGCTATCGGAATTGGCTTTTTTGTCGACTACAACCTGCAGAAGCGCGAGTTATCGCGCTTCGGGTTGGAGGTCGGTGCCGAATCTTCAGGAGTTGGATCGGAACGGTAG
- a CDS encoding RNA polymerase sigma factor, with the protein MDVDLTFEQLVRDHQAMVFRTLLRLTGNREHVDDLAQDVFLRLYRALPSFRGEALITTYLYRIAVNVAQDEWKRRRRDDRSHVSLSDETSAWEERLAHPDRNAEQQLEEREFQQTVEDQLRLLSQIERTILILYHQEERSYEQISYALGMPIGTVRTHLHRGRKKLREAIQQRQTKERRTECQTNR; encoded by the coding sequence TTGGACGTCGATCTCACCTTCGAGCAGCTGGTACGCGACCATCAGGCAATGGTCTTTCGCACCCTGCTGCGCCTGACCGGGAATCGTGAGCATGTCGATGATCTGGCGCAGGATGTCTTTCTGCGGCTCTACCGTGCGCTGCCGAGTTTTCGCGGTGAAGCCCTAATCACTACCTATCTTTATCGGATCGCGGTGAATGTCGCGCAGGATGAGTGGAAACGTCGGCGGCGTGATGATCGCTCCCATGTTTCGCTTTCGGACGAGACTTCAGCGTGGGAGGAACGGCTTGCGCACCCCGACCGCAACGCCGAGCAGCAACTGGAAGAACGCGAGTTCCAGCAGACTGTGGAGGATCAGCTTCGGCTCCTCAGCCAGATTGAGCGGACGATCCTGATCCTCTATCATCAGGAAGAACGTAGCTACGAGCAGATTTCGTATGCGTTGGGGATGCCGATCGGTACGGTGCGGACTCACCTTCACCGTGGGCGCAAAAAGCTTCGTGAAGCCATCCAGCAACGTCAAACGAAAGAGAGGAGAACGGAATGTCAGACGAATCGATGA
- a CDS encoding metallopeptidase TldD-related protein — protein sequence MKRQRVAVACVSFAGLVGAAISSVDYSAAAIKSPEPAPAAVLIDTMESELHRAMTSLGNNATDATQPKPYFLSYAVSDSDSMSMTAQFGAITGSRENRRRVADVQVRLGTAAEDNTHGDHRNSALTTIPLPLANDSDAIARTLWFATNRGYGKALDGYLKVKTEQQVRAKEEDASADFSSEKPASAILAPSPALVVDTTAWQDRLRELSGLFKQYPDVFYNNVALEATTETDYFVSSEGAKVATPNHVARLVIVARTRAADGMDLFRAETFEADEVAHLPDQKALIDKTAAMAKNLEALRGAPVTEPFNGPAILSGRASAVFFHEVLGHRLEGQRQRGDDEGQTFTKLLGKQILPTFLSVSDDPTLSEFHGTSLSGHYSYDDEGQQARRVDLIKDGVLDTFLMSRLPIASFSNTNGHGRAETGHMPTGRQGNLIVTSSKTVSDAELREMLKTEAKKQGKAYGLYFEDISSGFAVTTRRSPQAFQVIPLVVYRVYVDGRPDELVRGVSIVGTPQAALNRILATNDKQDIFNGICGAESGSIPVSAVAPAMLVSEIETQRQAQGTARPPILPPPGAASISGGKGGQ from the coding sequence ATGAAGAGACAAAGAGTGGCAGTGGCCTGCGTCAGTTTTGCTGGCCTGGTAGGGGCGGCGATCTCCTCCGTCGATTACAGTGCAGCAGCAATCAAAAGTCCTGAACCTGCCCCAGCGGCTGTCCTGATCGACACCATGGAGTCTGAGTTGCATCGTGCAATGACTTCGCTTGGCAACAACGCTACGGACGCGACTCAGCCGAAGCCCTACTTTCTCAGCTATGCAGTCTCCGATAGCGACAGCATGAGCATGACTGCGCAGTTTGGGGCGATCACGGGCTCACGCGAGAACCGCCGGCGTGTCGCCGATGTTCAGGTTCGGCTTGGCACAGCGGCCGAAGATAATACTCATGGCGACCATAGGAACAGTGCCCTGACGACAATCCCTTTGCCGCTTGCGAACGACAGCGACGCCATCGCGCGTACCCTGTGGTTTGCTACCAACCGCGGTTATGGCAAGGCGCTGGACGGTTATCTGAAGGTCAAGACTGAGCAACAGGTTCGCGCCAAGGAGGAGGACGCCTCGGCCGATTTCTCGAGCGAGAAGCCGGCTTCGGCGATCCTTGCGCCCTCGCCAGCACTGGTCGTCGACACCACAGCATGGCAGGACCGCCTGCGCGAACTGTCCGGCCTCTTCAAACAGTATCCCGATGTCTTCTACAACAATGTCGCACTTGAGGCGACAACGGAGACGGACTATTTTGTCTCCTCGGAGGGTGCTAAGGTCGCGACCCCGAACCATGTCGCGCGGCTTGTTATCGTCGCCAGGACACGCGCCGCCGATGGGATGGACCTCTTCCGCGCCGAGACCTTCGAAGCTGACGAGGTGGCGCATCTTCCCGATCAGAAAGCACTCATCGACAAGACTGCCGCGATGGCTAAGAATCTCGAGGCCTTGCGGGGGGCACCCGTTACTGAGCCCTTCAACGGCCCTGCGATTCTTAGTGGCCGGGCGTCCGCCGTGTTCTTTCATGAGGTTCTCGGCCACCGGCTCGAAGGCCAGCGCCAACGCGGCGACGACGAAGGACAGACCTTCACGAAGCTGCTCGGGAAACAGATTTTGCCGACATTTCTCAGCGTCTCTGACGACCCTACGCTTTCGGAGTTCCACGGAACATCACTCAGTGGGCACTATAGCTACGACGATGAAGGACAGCAGGCGCGGCGCGTGGACCTCATCAAAGATGGCGTTCTCGATACCTTCCTGATGTCGCGTCTCCCTATCGCCAGTTTTTCGAACACCAACGGCCACGGCCGCGCCGAGACCGGACATATGCCTACGGGCCGACAAGGAAATCTTATTGTCACTTCCTCTAAGACTGTCAGCGATGCCGAACTGCGCGAGATGTTGAAAACCGAGGCGAAGAAGCAAGGCAAGGCGTACGGTCTTTACTTCGAAGACATCTCGTCGGGCTTTGCCGTTACGACACGCCGTTCACCGCAAGCCTTCCAGGTGATTCCTCTGGTGGTCTATCGCGTCTACGTCGATGGTCGCCCTGATGAACTTGTACGTGGAGTGAGCATTGTAGGGACACCGCAGGCCGCACTGAACCGCATTCTCGCGACGAACGATAAGCAGGATATATTCAACGGGATTTGCGGAGCTGAGTCTGGGAGTATTCCGGTGAGCGCTGTTGCTCCGGCGATGCTGGTCAGTGAGATTGAAACCCAGCGCCAAGCTCAGGGCACAGCGCGGCCACCTATTCTGCCGCCGCCTGGAGCGGCCTCCATCTCCGGCGGAAAGGGTGGCCAGTAA